Genomic segment of Drosophila willistoni isolate 14030-0811.24 chromosome 2L unlocalized genomic scaffold, UCI_dwil_1.1 Seg139, whole genome shotgun sequence:
AGGATATTAAATGGTTGAAGAGCATTACCCAATTGCCAATTGTGGTGAAGGGTATCCTAACGGCAGAAGATGCAGTTTTGGCCAAAGAGTTCGGTTGCTCTGGTGTAATTGTGTCCAATCATGGAGCACGTCAAATTGACACTGTGCCCGCTTCCATTGAGGCTCTGCCGGAGGTGGTGCGAGCTGTGGGCAATGATTTGCTAGTTATGATGGATGGTGGCGTCCTTCAGGGCAATGACATCTTCAAAGCCTTGGCTTTGGGTGCTAAGACAGTTTTTATTGGACGTCCAGCGGTCTGGGCTCTCGCCTACAATGGCCAAAAGGGAGTGGAGGAAATGTTGAGTGTGCTGCGAAAGGATTTTGAAATAACTATGGCATTGATTGGCTGCCAGTCATTTAAAGACATTCAATCTTCCATGGTAATTCATGAATCGGCATACTCGAAACTTTAATTTGTAATCAATAAATGTAGCATCAAAATAGAACAATTTTGCTGGTTTGAATTTGCAATAGGCGCGCCCAGTGTTGCCACCTAAACACGCCAAAGAGATATCGATAAATGGCAGTGCTCATCGCGAAACAGTTCTTTAATTTGTGCCATCTCTAATTCCTCAAAGCAATAAATTGGCctgcattttctttttcctcGATTTTGAACATGCTGGACGGTTGGTATTGCCGTTCCCTGGCCAATCAGGGTGAGGAAAACTTTGTGAAGGATGAGCAGGAGAGTGAAGAGGAGGTGACTCCTCCAGGAACAGTTAAAGGAAGAGTTCCCAAGCCACATGCAGCGGGAGGAGCAGTTGGACCAAGTTCATCCGGATTGGGCCCATCTGGCAGTGTCGATCCAAGTTCCAATGACAATGTCATAGACTATAAAGAGCGCTACAAGAATCTTAAAAAGAAACTCAAGTTTCTTATCTATGTAAGACAATCCACGAGGTGGTTGGGAAGacaaattttgaataattggattttgatttttctacAGGAAAACGAATATTTTCAGGATGTCTTGCACACAAATCAGCGCCGTTTGTTGAAGGTATCCAAAGATCGTACTTTCCTGCTAGATCGTTTACTGCTATACGAGAAGCCTGCTAAGGATTCAAGCGATAGCGATGCCACCGATAGTTCTGATGGAGAAGCTGAACCACATTCTGTCTCATTAGCCACACCAAATACATCAATAGGGATGGGAACAAGTGCAGCAGGAGGAGGTTCCACCAAAGAGACGGTGCGACGCAAGTACAAGGATAAAGAAGGTGGAGCAACCGCTCAGGGATCTACAGGCGGCGCACCACGAGGTCGAAAGCGTAAAATACAAACAGAGACACCAACACAAATCCATCCGGCAGCTAAAAGGCAACTAATGGCCACTGTTTCACCATCCCCCAGTGCCACGGTATCGGTGCAACTGCAACCGCAACCTCAACCACAGACGCAACAACCGTTGCCACAGAAATCTCCACAACAAACGGTTCCCAAAGATGTCTCAGTGGCGCTAAGCACGGCAGAGATTACCCGCCAATTACAAGAACGTCGGCCCATGATGAGCCCAGAATGTACTTCGGCCACAGTGCCGGCAACAATGCTCAGTGACGAGAGCCCTTCCAAGTGGTAAATGAATTGGGATGACCCATTACTCCCATAATCTAATAAACAATTTCCCTGGTTTTTACAGTTATCCCCACGATAGTTTCCCACATCTAATGGAGGACGACGAAGTGGCCGCCGAAGAATGCGTTCCCATGGAATATACCAGTTAGATttcatatttacatataagtTTTCTTCAGTCTtacctttattttttttccttggaTATTAAACAAACTAAAACTACTTGTTCGCCTCGTATTAATACTTGGTTAAGTTTCCTCTTTAGCTCAACATTCTTGCGATTGAGACTCTTTACGCTCATCACTTGGGGCAGTGTGATGCCCAGTTCATTCAGTCTATCACTGCAATCCTCTTCTACTCCGCATTGAATATTCTGTTGGCCATATTTAAATTTGCGCCGTTGCCAAGTCTCGATGGCATTGCGAAGAAGGATGTTCCATTGCTTATCGAAGGCTACTAGGTCACCCTCAATGGAACCAGCCACAGAGTGCTCTTTTCGCACCATGACTCGCACTCTGGTAGTCAAAGATTTATTAAGCAGCGACAGAGGTCCTTCGGCGCCGGACATTTGTACGTAGAGATTGCGGTGATGGCGCTTGTTAACCGCCGCTTTGACGGGCATTTGATGGGGCTGAAATCGGCGCTGAGTAAGTTCCTCTTCCTGTGCCTTTTTTGATGTGGAGGCGGCAACAGAACCAATCGGTGGTTTGTCGCTTGTGGGAGCAGCGGTTGTGGATTTCTTATTTAGTTTCCATACGCCGAATTTCTTTAAAGCCGTCTCAAAGGCGGCCAAATTTTGGTACAAAACTTTTGGCTTAGTCTCGGAAATTTTAAAGTTGTCAGCATAAAGAGCCCGCAAGGGATTGAATTGTTCGCTTCCTGCATCCAGTTCGTGATCGGAGTGTTCCTGTTCAGCATGACCATGGTCATCTTTATCATCACTCATGTTGTCGTTGGAGAAATTGCCGGTTAGGTCAGGCCTGGATTTAGTAAATTAAGCGCCCTTTGAACACACGAGGAAAATACCGCACTAAAAATACTGAATCGTAAATAATCGACAATAATCGataacaaaaaaccaaacaacaaatGTTCACTTTGCACAACGGTACTCTGCAAATATCcgttaatttaaaattaattattttttaattaactttaatttgTATTGCCATGCAATCCCTCTGTCTCTACGCATATGGAGAGCTTTTGGCaccaaacaaacacaaacaacgCTAATCAAACCAATCAGTCGAGCTTTTCCAGTGGAAGAAGCAACAAGTCTTTTGATCCCCCATCATGTCAGGCAAGTGAAAATGGAATCTTATCGTAAAACAGGTCCACTTATTATCTCTCAACAGGTGTTGTCGCTATAAAAACATCATCCTCCAGCCCCTTCGAGCTCAACTCGAAGAGCCTGATTGGCGTGGGCGTTGGCGTGGCTGCTGTATGCGGGGCCAGTTATTTGCTCTACCGTCACCTGAAACGGGATGTGATGCCTGTGAAATGGCGTCGTGTGGGCACCTTGCAGCCAATCTACTTATTTCCGGTGAAATCGTGTGGCCCCCTTGAACGTACTCCGCAGCTTGCCTATGACTGTGACACGCTTGGCCTCTCTCTGAATGGCCTAAGAGATCGGAATCTTATGTTGATCAACGAGCGTAATGAAATGATAACAGCCAGAGGTTATCCACATATGGTGAAAATACAGCCAAAGCTACTGGTCGATGGTACGTTGGTGTTCAATTTTCCGGACTTGCCCGAAatagaattgaatttgaaaaacttggaGCCTTCGGGAAATGATGTACACACAGCCGTTTGGGGAGTTCCAGTTGATGCTATGCCATGTGGAGAACGCTTTGACAAATGGTTCTCTAAGGCTATATTGAAAAAGGATACGGGAGTAAGACTCGTCCATTATCCCTATCCCAAACCCGTGAGACAAACTGTGGAACGTTTGAGGCACATGCCATTCTTAAGAAAAGAGGATTCGGTGGGTGATAAATCGACGACATCTTTATAGTCCATC
This window contains:
- the LOC6638200 gene encoding mitochondrial amidoxime-reducing component 1 translates to MSGVVAIKTSSSSPFELNSKSLIGVGVGVAAVCGASYLLYRHLKRDVMPVKWRRVGTLQPIYLFPVKSCGPLERTPQLAYDCDTLGLSLNGLRDRNLMLINERNEMITARGYPHMVKIQPKLLVDGTLVFNFPDLPEIELNLKNLEPSGNDVHTAVWGVPVDAMPCGERFDKWFSKAILKKDTGVRLVHYPYPKPVRQTVERLRHMPFLRKEDSGTFQDATSYMIMNLASVADLNTRLKRPVESQQFRSTFELKMDVDEAYAEDNWQWVRIGDDAVFRIVAPCTRCILPNINVHTAERDVDGEPLKTLRSYRLFNYSSPALGVHLGLRVPGKVKANDIIYVEEK
- the LOC6638201 gene encoding uncharacterized protein LOC6638201 is translated as MSDDKDDHGHAEQEHSDHELDAGSEQFNPLRALYADNFKISETKPKVLYQNLAAFETALKKFGVWKLNKKSTTAAPTSDKPPIGSVAASTSKKAQEEELTQRRFQPHQMPVKAAVNKRHHRNLYVQMSGAEGPLSLLNKSLTTRVRVMVRKEHSVAGSIEGDLVAFDKQWNILLRNAIETWQRRKFKYGQQNIQCGVEEDCSDRLNELGITLPQVMSVKSLNRKNVELKRKLNQVLIRGEQVVLVCLISKEKK
- the LOC6638202 gene encoding INO80 complex subunit E, which produces MLDGWYCRSLANQGEENFVKDEQESEEEVTPPGTVKGRVPKPHAAGGAVGPSSSGLGPSGSVDPSSNDNVIDYKERYKNLKKKLKFLIYENEYFQDVLHTNQRRLLKVSKDRTFLLDRLLLYEKPAKDSSDSDATDSSDGEAEPHSVSLATPNTSIGMGTSAAGGGSTKETVRRKYKDKEGGATAQGSTGGAPRGRKRKIQTETPTQIHPAAKRQLMATVSPSPSATVSVQLQPQPQPQTQQPLPQKSPQQTVPKDVSVALSTAEITRQLQERRPMMSPECTSATVPATMLSDESPSKCYPHDSFPHLMEDDEVAAEECVPMEYTS